The Lacticaseibacillus pabuli region CTCGAAAGCGGCCGTTACCAGCATGTCTGATACGCTGCACAAAGAAGTGAGCGGTCTGGGTATCCAGGTGACGGACATCGAGCCCGGTGGTTTTAACACCAACTTCGGCGTTAACTCTAAATTGCCAGCGCACCAGTTGCCGGATTACGCGCCGGTTTACCAGCGCAGTGCCGAGTTTAACGCACGGGTATTTATCGAAGCCGGACTGGGTGATCTGAAGAAGGCGGTCGCTTTGATTGTCCGTGAAACCCTGAATCCGGATGCACCGCTGCATTTGGTTGTCGGGATGCAAGGTTACGATGATGCGCGGGCATACCTCGAGCAGTTGATTGGCGAGTACGATGGTCAAGTCGAGTTAACCAAGACCACGGATCCTGAACCTGACGAGGTGAACGTGTTTAAGTACATCTACCAGCACGCGGCAGCCGGCAAGCAGGCGCAGTTGAAAGAATTACTCGTCCAAGACATCATGAAGTTCCAGACAAATGGCAAGATTGCGGATGCGGATCTGCTCGCCGTGATGCAACTTGTTGCACCGGACGCGCAACAAGATGTGCAACAGCGACTTGTCACGACGATTCACGGCGCAAACTAGCATTCAGACACGCAATAGGGAGGCAGAAACATGGCAGATACAGCGATGACGATCAAGCAGGTTGCCGTTAACTTTGGGATTCCACTCGAAACATTGCGTTATTACGACAACAGCGGGTTGTTCCCGCATTTGCAACGTAATGCCTCGGGGTACCGCATTTTCCATAATGTGGACCTGTCCGATTTGCGCAGTGTCATCTGTTTTCGGACCATCGGCATGCCAATTGCCGATATCGCCCGCGTCATGCGCAAAATTGAGGCGGGGGATGAACAGGGTAAGCTAGATGAGCTCGCCAAGCAGCGGGCTAAATTGCTGGCGCAACGCGATCAAGTCGACATGGCGCTCCTGATGGTGCAGGTCAAACAGGATATTTACAGCGCGAATGATGAGGATGTGCCACACACCCAGTACCTGTATGAAGAGATTGTTGCCTTTATCGCCAAGCGGGCCAAACCTGGCCAACGCCAGAATATCACGGCACTCCTGGACCAATTATTCCAGCAACTGTCACATGATGAACCGCAAACAATTCCGGGTACTGCTATTCGGGCACTGGTCCGACCAGAAAGTGATGCGGCCGTGCGGGATTTGTTGTTGCTGGGGCAAGTGGCCGGTGTGGACTAACGCGAGTCGCAGTTGACTTTAACTAAACGAGCATTTACCATTAACGCATGCGAACAATCGATGAATCAAAAAAGAAGCTTGTCATCCAAACCGTTCTGGAATTGGTTCAATCTGACGGCATTCAGGGGCTGACTTTCGGCAAGATTGCCAAGCAGGCGGGGGTAAGTTCTGGGACGCCCTACGTTTACTTCGACGATAAAATCGATATGCTGTCGAAAATATACGTCACCGTTAAGGAGCAGATGGACGTTGGCCTTGCCGCCGAGGTTGAACAGGGAACAACCATTCAGGATAAGCTATTCCTCGCCGCGCTGCACTTTGCGCGCATGTTTTTGGCGCACCCGCTCGAGACCAACTACATGAACGAGATTAGCGCTAATCCGCAAGCCGTCAGTCCGGCCGCGATTGCACGTGGCCGGGATCTGGCTGCCCCGATGCGGCAACTCTATCAGGAGGCCGCGGCGGCGGGTGTCATTGTGACGGATCGTGCCGAGTACATTGACGCACTCCTGTTTGCGCCGTTCATGACCATGCTCGCGAACCGGCGCGCCAATGGGGAGGCCGTGACTTTACCTGAGCTGACGGCGTTAATTAACTTGTCGCTGGCCGGCCTCACGAAGTAAGCATCTACCCAGGAAAAGAGGAACTCACTTGAAGAAAATCATCTATTTGATGCGCCATGGGGAGACGCTGTTTAATGCCGAAAACCGGATTCAGGGCTGGTGCGACTCGCCGCTGACCGACCGGGGCATTGCGCAAGCCGAGAGCATCGGTCGCTACTTTCAGCGCAAGGGGATTACGATTCAGTCCGCGTACACGTCCACCTCTGAGCGGGCGATGGATACGCTGAGTACCGTGGCGGGTGAAATGGGCAAGACCATCCCCACCCATCAGCTCAAGACGCTGAAGGAAGCCAACTTTGGTAGCTTTGAAGGCATGCCAGAATACCTTAACCCACCGCGCCCGTACGGTGATTTCTTCCTTCAATATGGCGGCGAATCGGATGATCAGGTCCAGGCACGTGTCACTAAAGCCATTCATGACATCGCAGTTAACGACCCCAGCACGGCGATTCTGATTGTGTCACATGCTGGCGCCATCTATTCGTTCATTGCCTACTATATTGAGGCGGCGTTTGAACGATTTCACACGCAGATGACGAACTCGACGGTGCTGCAACTGGCCTTTGAGGATGACACTTTTACCTTGACAGAAGTTATCAATCCAGAACAGCTCTAAACGCAAATCGCACCTGCCAACATCATGCTGGCGGGCGCGATTTTTTAGTGCTGTGACTCAAGCCATTGCTGGCGGGTGAGGCGGTACACCATGACGGTAATCCGCTGACCGTTCGGAATGTCGAAGGTCCCGAGGTCGCCATCCGGTTGGAGGCCCATCTTTTCGAGAACCCGGCCTGACGCGCCGTTCACATCGGCATAGTCGCCTTCAATGCCATCATACCCGAGTGTGCGGAAGGCGTAGTCAATGGCCGCCCGACCGGCTTCCGGCATGTAACCCTTGCGCCACTGATCCTTCATGAGGAGGTAAGTCATCACGCCGCCCTCGTGGAACTCGAAGAACCCGATGATTTCCTGAGTCGATTTGAGGACGATGGCGAATGACGTGTCAGGGTTCTCTAAGAAGTGGTTTTCGAAAACTGCTTGGATTTCGGCAGGTGTGTTGTCCTCGTTGTAACGCGTGTATTGCCGTGGCTCTGGGTCCGCAAACATGCGGGCAAAGCCTGTTGCATCGGAGGACGTAAAAGGCCGAAGTACCAGGCGTTCTGTTTCAATCATGTGATACCTCCAGTTAGTTTAATGGGACAATAGTAAATGATGATTTTAAGTAAGTCAAAACATTTTTGAGGACACTTATCGCGTGATGTCGGCGTCGGTCACATCAAAAATGACGATTATTAGTGAAATATGTTGTGGACGTGTTGACAAATATTAAACAAGCATTTAGTATAGCCCATATCAAAAGTGATTAAACAATCAAGAAAGTGGTGATCGACATGACGACCTATATTCCCAAAATCACTTCAGCGTCCTGTGTCTTCTGCCAAAAGGAAGCTGTCATTCAAAATGACCGGGCCAAGGCCTTTATGGATATTCACCCCATGGCAGCGGGACACATGCTGATAGTTCCGAAGGCGCACGTTGCGACGTGGTTTGACGCGACATCTGCGGATCAGGACGCGATGAGTGCCCTGCTAAACGAGGCAAAGTCATACTTGGACGCGCGCTATCATCCCCGCGGCTACCAAATTTTCAGTCATGTCGGCGTCGTGGCAGGCCAGAAGGTCGCCCATGCACACATCCACCTCGTACCCGTTTATTAACAGAAAGGAAAATGATACTAATGAAAAAAGTTGCAATTATTGGCGCTGCTGGTCAGACCATGGAGTGGTTGGAAGCCCGTTTGGCGAATGCAGAGGACGTTGAACTCACCTTGTTCTTACGTCATTCAGAACGGATTGACCCCGCACAATTCACCGTGCCTTTGACCGTGATTGACGGGGATGTCCGCGATGCGCAGGCATTACAGTCTGCGGTTCAAGGTCAGGACATGGTCGTCGTTGGTTTGGAAGGCGCACTTGATGAATACACCCGGCTGATTATTGATGCCATGGACGCAGTGGGCGCCAAACGCGTCGCCGTCATCCTTGGCCTCGGCATTTATGATGAAGTACCCAGCGAATTTGGGCGCTGGAACGCGGCATACGGAGGCGAAGGGATGAACGTATTCAAGCGGGCGGCTAAAAACCTAGAAGATTCTGACCTGAATTACACCATCCTGCGTGCTGCCTGGATGTCTAACCGCCCGGAAGTGAACTACGAAACCACGCAAAAGGGCGAAACCTTCCGCGGCACCGTGATTACGCGTGCAAGTCTCGCAGATTACCTCGTCCGTTTGATTGATGACCCAACGCTCGATAATCGGGCCTCTGTTGGATTAGACGAACCCGGTACGGATGGTGACCGGCCAACGCCTTTCCTGTAAATGGGAGAAAATAATATGGCAGCAAACCTAAACGATCAAATTGAACAGTTACACGCAATGATTTCAGCGGGCAAAGACGTGGTTGCTCTGACTGGCGCAGGAATCTCGGTTCCCATCGGCATCCCCGACCTGGCGCACATGCCCCGTGAAGCCAGCAGTGTGCTTGCATCGGAAAGTGAACTAGAACGAAATCCCGCGCAATTTTATGCCACGCTGCACCGCATTTTCCTGGATCCGATTGTGCAGAAAGGACCCACCGTTAGCCACCGCGCACTTGCCGCGTTAGAGCAGGCGGGTGCCATCGATGGGGTTGTCACGACCAACGTGGACTACCTCCACGAAATTGCCGGGAGTTACACGGTGGCGGATGTCTGGAATAGTTTCAACGTGAACTACTGCATCAAATGTGGGCGCACGTATCCGCTCAGTGCCATGACGGCGAGCGCGATTCCCACTTGCCCAATAGATGGTGGCTACTTGTCACCTGCACCGGCACATAATCATATTGCTCAGTCACAACCTGACTTGGATCTTGCGGGCAAGCTGATGCGTCAGGCCGACATGGTCATCGTGATTGGCGCAACGGGCTACTACAGTAATATCAACCGCACGGCGCGGGTCGCCCAAATCAATCCGGCCGTCACTGGTTTCGACCGGCGCAGTGAACTGAACATCCACGCGCCGTCAGACGAAGTGTTTCGCACTTTTGGATAATCAGCACGATTAACCGGCGTCGGTATCTGCTTCTGTTAGGACATTGCGGAGTGCCTTCAAGAACACATCCGCTGCTGGCGACAGACGCGTTCCCTTGGGCCAAACAAAACTAGCCTTTGCAGTCAGCGTCGGGGTGAGGGGCACAAAGGTGATGGGCTGGTCAGTTGTGTTAATGATGCCATCGATGCAAACCACGGAACCCACACCTGCCGCCGCCAGCAGTGACGCGTTGTACGACAGGTTATAGCTGGCGACAACGTTAAGTTGATCTGCTTGGTTACCAAACCAGTCGCGTACCCAACTGCGACTCGTGTGTTGCTGGGTCATGATGAGCCGCTCGGGTAGCAAGTCCGTTGCGGTTAGCGCGCTTTTGGCTGCCAAAGGATTGTCCCGCCGCAACATAACGCCCCACTTGGTTGCCCCGGGCAGGTGGATAAAGTGGTAGTCGGATTTGTCCATCGGCTCCATGACGACGCTAAAATCGAACAAACCGGCCTGCATGCGTTCGCGTGCATCATCCGCGTCCGTGCTGTAGACGTTAACCTGAACGTGGGGCGCGCGGGTTGCCAAGTATTTGGTTGCCATGGCGATGGTGCTGAGCATGGGCACTTCCGCACAGCCGATGGTGATACTGCCGCGCGTATCCTGTTCCTGATGAATGTTGGCCACCGTTTTATCGGCCAGCGCCACAATGCGCGTTGCTTGATCTGCAAAATACTCGCCCGCTGGTGTGAGCACAATTTTGCGTTGCCCGCGGGTGAATAGGGTGGTGTCAAGCTCTGTCTCCAGGTCGTGCAGTTGCCGCGAGATGGTGGGTTGTGAGACGTGTAGTTTTTCCGCGGCGCGGGAAATATTTCCTTCCTCAACCACCGTCAGATAATACTGCAAGACACGTAATTCCATAAGCCGTTCCTCCTATACATGCTAAACATAGTATATCATTTGCTATAGGTATTAGACAGATAGCGATCGGCGTTCTAGGCTAAGACTAATCAAGGGTCGAGATGACCTGATTAGGAGGAACGACGTATGATTAAAGATAAAGTTGTTGTGATTACAGGGGCATCCAGTGGAATTGGCCTGGCTACCGCCCAGCTACTTGCGAGCCGGGGTGCCAAGGTTGTCCTGGGTGCACGGCGCGAGGAAAAACTAGCCCAGATTACGGCTGACATTCGTGCTGCGGGTGGCAATGCAGTCTACCGGGTCACAGATGTTGTGAACCCCGATGATAGTAAGGCCCTGGTGCAGCTTGCCAAGGACAAGTTTGGTCGTGTCGACGTCATGTTTTTGAACGCTGGGCTGATGCCCAACGCGCCTATGTCCGCTTTGCACACGGATGAATGGAACCAGATGGTGGACGTCAATTTGAAAGGTGTCCTCAACGGGATTGCGGCCGCATTGCCAGAGTTTAAAGCGCAGCAATCGGGGCATTTCATTGCGACGAGTTCAGTTGCCGGTCTAAAGGCCTACCCAGGCGGCGCCGTGTATGGTGCAACCAAGTGGGCGGTGCGGGACCTGATGGAAGTGCTCCGGATGGAATCAGCCCAGCAGTCCAGCAACATTCGCACGGCCACGATTTATCCAGCCGCCATTAAAACCGAGCTGTTGCGGACCATTACGGATGCGGACACGGCTGGTGCAATGCAGAACACTTACGATACTTACGAAATCAGCCCACGTCGGGTTGCACAAGTCGTTGCCTTTGCAATCGACATGCCAGAGGATACCAACGTCAACGAGTTTACCGTCGGCCCAACCAACCAGCCTTGGTAAGTTGTTTCTCCTTGTTGAGGGACAATGACGGCGATGTGCTGAGCTTATCCTTGACTACCCGCGTTACCATTAAGCATGAAGGTCAAATTACATGACCGTGTAATCAGCGTAAACGAATCCAAGTCAAACATCGGTCTGACCATCAACGATCGGTGTTTTTCATTTTAAATAAGGAGAAAATATGACTAAATATCAAGATGCTTATTTTGAAGGCGAACGTCCCTTGTTTGCCGAACACGATGCAGATATTAATGACACGACTTTTGGGGAAGGTGAATCCCCACTAAAGGAAAGTCGGAACATCACACTGACAGATTCCGTCTTTAAGTGGAAATACCCATTGTGGTACAGCGACCATATCCGCGTGGACCACACCATCTTTGAAACGATGTCGCGCTCTGGTATCTGGTACACGCACGATATTCAGATTGCTAACAGCCCGCTGCAGGCACCCAAGTTGTTCCGGCGGTCATCGCAAATTCAGCTTGACCACGTTCATTTCGCGGATGCACAGGAAACGCTGTGGAACTGCGACGATATCAAGATGAATGACGTTCAAGCAACCGGGGACTACTTCGGGATGAACAGTACGAACATCTACCTCGATCACGTCGACATCATCGGCAACTACTGTTTCGATGGTGCCAAGAACGTTGAGGTTCACAATTCCACTTTTGTCTCCAAAGATGCCTTCTGGAACTGCGACAACGTGACCATTTATGACTCCACGATTTCCGGTGAATACCTCGCGTGGAACACGAAGAATCTCACGCTCATTAACTGCACGATTGAATCCGACCAGGGACTCTGCTACGTGGACCACTTGACGATGAAGAACTGCAAGCTCTTGCGCACAGATTTGGCATTTGAATACAGCCGAGACATCGATGCGGACATCACAAGTGATATTATGAGTGTGAAGAATCCAATCAGTGGGGTCATCCGTGCCCAGAGCATCGATACCCTGATTATGGATCCTACCAAGGTGGACCCTGCCCAAACCAAGATTGAAACGGCAGTACCCATCGCGCAGAAGGAGACTGCCTAGTATGTATGATTTTGAGCACGCACCACAACGCCAACACACCGATTCCGTCAAATGGGACGTGAAGGATGGTGAGTTGCCAATGTGGATTGCCGATATGGATTTTGCGACGGCACCCGAAATTGTGAGCGCCATGCAGGATAAGTTGAAGTTGGCGGCGTTTGGCTACGAAGAGCCCCACGCCAGTTACTTTGATGCGGTCGCGGACTGGTATGCCACGGAGCATAAGGCCCGGCCGCAGACGAACTGGATGGTCTTTACCACCGGTGTTGTCCCGGCGATTTCCGCAATTGTGCGGCGCATTGCCCATACTGGCGATAACGTGCTCGTGCAGGCGCCAGTCTACAACATCTTCTACAACTCAATCGAAAACAACGGGCGCCACGTACTGTCGAGCAACCTGGTTTACGATGATGGCAAGTACAGTGTTGACTTTGATGATCTGGAAGCCAAGCTCGCTGAGCCCCTGACGACCCTGATGATTTTGTGCAACCCGCACAACCCAGTCGGTAAGGTGTGGCGGCGCAGTGAACTGACCAAGATTGCGCAGCTGTGCGACATGTATAACGTGACGCTGGTATCTGACGAAATTCATGGTGACCTCGTGTTAGACGGACCGGATTACACGCCAGCGTTTTCCTTGGATGAACCACTGAAGCAGCGGGTCATCAGCTTGGTTTCGCCAAGCAAGACGTTTAACGTGGCAGCACTGCACGCGGCAACGGCGATTATTCCAAACGCTGACTTGCGCGAACAGGTCACTCGCGGCTTTAACCAGGACGAGGTGGCGGAGCCGAACCTGTTGGCAATCCCTGGGACTATCGCAGCGTACCGGCAGGGCCATGACTGGCGCGCAGCATTGCGCAAACAGCTTCGTGAGAACTACGAGCAGGCCTTCGACTTTATCAATGAACAAGTTGATGGGGCCGCGGTCGTTGAAAGTAGCGCGACTTACCTGATGTGGATAGATGTTAGTGCCATTACCCATGATGCAGACGCGTTAACCGAATACATTCGGCTCAAGACGGGCCTGATTGTCTCGTCCGGCAACATTTATCGCGGCAACGGCGGAAATTTCTTACGTTTGAATTTTGCTTGCCCGAGCGACATGTTGCAGGATGGCTTGAACAGATTGCGCGACGGTGTACAAGCCTATAAAGAAACACTATAGGAACGACCCTTCGATCTTACCAATTGGTAGGGTCGATTTTTTGTCTACACTGGTTAATTATAGTTGCCCGTCCAAAGGCATTTATGCAAGTTTTCACGGCGAACGCGCGTTCTATCTGAACTTCTTAGGTCTACCAAAAAGTCAAGAGTTGTAATGCCCCACACAGCGGTTACAATTGAGACGCAACGAAGATAAGGGAGGAATTTCACAATGAGTTTAGTAGGAAAAGAAATCGAACCATTCAGTGCACAAGCTTATCAACAGGGCAAGTTCATCACCGTGACCGATGCCGATATTAAGGGGCACTGGAGCGTGATCATGTTCTACCCAGCGGACTTTTCGTTCGTTTGTCCAACCGAGTTAGCTGACTTGCAGGACCAGTACCAGACCTTGCAGCAGCTCGGCGTTGAAGTCTACTCCGTTTCAGAAGACACGCACTTTGTCCACAAGGCATGGCACGACGATTCTGACGCGGTTGGCAAGTTGCAGTACGCCATGATTGGTGACCCATCACATCAACTGGCACGCATGTTTGATGTCCTTGACGAAGATCAGGGCCTTGCGCAGCGCGGGACCTTTATCCTTGACAAGAACGGCGTGGTTCAGTCACTCGAAATCAACGCGGACGGCATTGGCCGTAACGCCAGTGAGTACATTGACCGCATCAAGGCCGGCCAGTATGTCGCCAGTCATCCCGGCGAAGTTTGCCCTGCCAAGTGGAAGGAAGGCGCCGAGACACTGACACCAGGCCTCGACTTAGTGGGGAAGATTTAGATGTTAGCGCCTGAGTTAAAGCAACAACTCACCGCATATTTTAAGCTGTTGGAGCAGCCAGTCGTGTTCAGTTTGGACGCGGGCACTTCAGCCAATGGTGATAAGACCAAGGACTTCTTAACCGAGGTCGTTGCTCTAGACCCAAAGCTGAGCGTCAAGCAGGCCGTGCTCAAGCGGCAACCTAGCTTTACAGTTGACCGCGCAGGCAGTGACCCATCCGGAATCGTCTTTGCTGGCGTTCCCCTAGGTCATGAGTTTGAGTCGTTCGTTTTGGCCGTTTTACAAGTCTCTGGTCACGCGCCAAAGATTTCGGCCGCCGAGCGTCAGCAGATTCTCGCCATCGATACCGACCTGCACTTTGAGACCTTCGCTAGCCTGTCCTGCCATAATTGTCCGGATGTTGTGCAGGCGCTGAACATCATGAGTGTGCTCAACCCGCACGTCAGTCACACGATGATTGAGGGCGGCATGTTCCAGGATGAGGCGACTGCCAAGAACATTATGGCCGTGCCAACCGTGTTCCTAAACGGAAAGGAATGGCACAATGGGCGGGCAACGCTCGCTGAATTGTTGGCCAAGATTGATGGACATGAAGGCGCCGTGCCAGTTGATGATGATGTGGCGTCCAAGCTGTATGACGTGCTGATTATTGGCGGTGGCCCCGCTGCGGGTGCGGCGGCCATATACGCGGCACGCAAGGGCTTGGCCACAGCTGTTGTGGCGGATCATCTAGGTGGTCAGCCATTGGAAACAGTCGGAATCGAAAACATTCCCGGCACAGATTACGTCACAGGTCAGCAGTTGATGGACAACATCACCGCACAGTTGACCAAGTACCACGTGACGCAAATGAGTGGACAAACCGTTAGCGGCATCACGGGCGGTGCGCCAGTGCACGTCGCCTTGCAAAGCGGGGCAACACTTCAGAGCAAGACGGTAATCGTCGCCACCGGTGCCCACTGGCGTCAGCTGGGTGTTCCTGGTGAGGATGAGTTCCGTAACAAGGGTGTGGCCTACTGTCCACACTGTGATGGGCCGCTTTACAAGGGCAAGGATGTCGCGGTGGTTGGCGGAGGTAATTCCGGCCTTGAAGCAGCGATTGACCTGGCAGGCATTGCCCGGCATGTCACCGTTTTGGAGTTTGCTCCGGCTATTTCTGCGGATGCGGTGCTTCAGGCGAAGGCTAGTGCGCTGAGCAACGTTGACCTGATTGCGAATGCCCAGACGACGGCGGTGCTGGGGGATGGTCGTGTGACCGGTCTGCAGTACGTCGATCGGGACACGCAGCAATCACACTCTTTGACAGTCGATGGTGTGTTCGTGCAGATTGGCCTCGTTCCTAACACGGAATTTGTTGGGGATAGCCTCAAGTTGAACGCGCATCACGAGATTACTGTGGATCGGCGCGGTGCCACCAGTTTGGCCCACGTGTTCGCGGCCGGTGATTGCACGGATTCTGCCTACAAGCAAATTGTCATTGCGATGGGCAGTGGCGCGACCGCAGCGCTGAGTGCGTTTGCGGATATTGCGTTTGTCGATTAATTACAACTTGGTTATTTGAATATAAGAAAGGGGCCAATCGTTGGATTGGCCCCTTTGCTTGTACCCATTATTTTGACTGTGCAACAACACGCGATTCTTCGGCCTGCTTTTCGGCCTGACGTTTCCGTTCAAAGCACAGGCTAATTCCGA contains the following coding sequences:
- a CDS encoding SDR family oxidoreductase, producing MSKEQPVILITGTSTGFGREAVHQYAAAGYTVIATMRNLAKADPSFKDNPNIDLAKLDITDKENATALVAKVVAKYGHLDVLYNNAGYNESGAFEEVADDAARREMETNFWGPVNMIRAVLPIMRQQHHGHILNTSSMAAYLNLPLMTFYSASKAAVTSMSDTLHKEVSGLGIQVTDIEPGGFNTNFGVNSKLPAHQLPDYAPVYQRSAEFNARVFIEAGLGDLKKAVALIVRETLNPDAPLHLVVGMQGYDDARAYLEQLIGEYDGQVELTKTTDPEPDEVNVFKYIYQHAAAGKQAQLKELLVQDIMKFQTNGKIADADLLAVMQLVAPDAQQDVQQRLVTTIHGAN
- a CDS encoding MerR family transcriptional regulator, coding for MADTAMTIKQVAVNFGIPLETLRYYDNSGLFPHLQRNASGYRIFHNVDLSDLRSVICFRTIGMPIADIARVMRKIEAGDEQGKLDELAKQRAKLLAQRDQVDMALLMVQVKQDIYSANDEDVPHTQYLYEEIVAFIAKRAKPGQRQNITALLDQLFQQLSHDEPQTIPGTAIRALVRPESDAAVRDLLLLGQVAGVD
- a CDS encoding TetR/AcrR family transcriptional regulator, with translation MRTIDESKKKLVIQTVLELVQSDGIQGLTFGKIAKQAGVSSGTPYVYFDDKIDMLSKIYVTVKEQMDVGLAAEVEQGTTIQDKLFLAALHFARMFLAHPLETNYMNEISANPQAVSPAAIARGRDLAAPMRQLYQEAAAAGVIVTDRAEYIDALLFAPFMTMLANRRANGEAVTLPELTALINLSLAGLTK
- a CDS encoding histidine phosphatase family protein, encoding MKKIIYLMRHGETLFNAENRIQGWCDSPLTDRGIAQAESIGRYFQRKGITIQSAYTSTSERAMDTLSTVAGEMGKTIPTHQLKTLKEANFGSFEGMPEYLNPPRPYGDFFLQYGGESDDQVQARVTKAIHDIAVNDPSTAILIVSHAGAIYSFIAYYIEAAFERFHTQMTNSTVLQLAFEDDTFTLTEVINPEQL
- a CDS encoding GNAT family N-acetyltransferase — its product is MIETERLVLRPFTSSDATGFARMFADPEPRQYTRYNEDNTPAEIQAVFENHFLENPDTSFAIVLKSTQEIIGFFEFHEGGVMTYLLMKDQWRKGYMPEAGRAAIDYAFRTLGYDGIEGDYADVNGASGRVLEKMGLQPDGDLGTFDIPNGQRITVMVYRLTRQQWLESQH
- a CDS encoding HIT family protein, whose protein sequence is MTTYIPKITSASCVFCQKEAVIQNDRAKAFMDIHPMAAGHMLIVPKAHVATWFDATSADQDAMSALLNEAKSYLDARYHPRGYQIFSHVGVVAGQKVAHAHIHLVPVY
- a CDS encoding NAD(P)H-binding protein; translation: MKKVAIIGAAGQTMEWLEARLANAEDVELTLFLRHSERIDPAQFTVPLTVIDGDVRDAQALQSAVQGQDMVVVGLEGALDEYTRLIIDAMDAVGAKRVAVILGLGIYDEVPSEFGRWNAAYGGEGMNVFKRAAKNLEDSDLNYTILRAAWMSNRPEVNYETTQKGETFRGTVITRASLADYLVRLIDDPTLDNRASVGLDEPGTDGDRPTPFL
- a CDS encoding SIR2 family NAD-dependent protein deacylase, translating into MAANLNDQIEQLHAMISAGKDVVALTGAGISVPIGIPDLAHMPREASSVLASESELERNPAQFYATLHRIFLDPIVQKGPTVSHRALAALEQAGAIDGVVTTNVDYLHEIAGSYTVADVWNSFNVNYCIKCGRTYPLSAMTASAIPTCPIDGGYLSPAPAHNHIAQSQPDLDLAGKLMRQADMVIVIGATGYYSNINRTARVAQINPAVTGFDRRSELNIHAPSDEVFRTFG
- a CDS encoding LysR family transcriptional regulator encodes the protein MELRVLQYYLTVVEEGNISRAAEKLHVSQPTISRQLHDLETELDTTLFTRGQRKIVLTPAGEYFADQATRIVALADKTVANIHQEQDTRGSITIGCAEVPMLSTIAMATKYLATRAPHVQVNVYSTDADDARERMQAGLFDFSVVMEPMDKSDYHFIHLPGATKWGVMLRRDNPLAAKSALTATDLLPERLIMTQQHTSRSWVRDWFGNQADQLNVVASYNLSYNASLLAAAGVGSVVCIDGIINTTDQPITFVPLTPTLTAKASFVWPKGTRLSPAADVFLKALRNVLTEADTDAG
- a CDS encoding SDR family oxidoreductase, which codes for MIKDKVVVITGASSGIGLATAQLLASRGAKVVLGARREEKLAQITADIRAAGGNAVYRVTDVVNPDDSKALVQLAKDKFGRVDVMFLNAGLMPNAPMSALHTDEWNQMVDVNLKGVLNGIAAALPEFKAQQSGHFIATSSVAGLKAYPGGAVYGATKWAVRDLMEVLRMESAQQSSNIRTATIYPAAIKTELLRTITDADTAGAMQNTYDTYEISPRRVAQVVAFAIDMPEDTNVNEFTVGPTNQPW
- a CDS encoding DUF3737 family protein, translated to MTKYQDAYFEGERPLFAEHDADINDTTFGEGESPLKESRNITLTDSVFKWKYPLWYSDHIRVDHTIFETMSRSGIWYTHDIQIANSPLQAPKLFRRSSQIQLDHVHFADAQETLWNCDDIKMNDVQATGDYFGMNSTNIYLDHVDIIGNYCFDGAKNVEVHNSTFVSKDAFWNCDNVTIYDSTISGEYLAWNTKNLTLINCTIESDQGLCYVDHLTMKNCKLLRTDLAFEYSRDIDADITSDIMSVKNPISGVIRAQSIDTLIMDPTKVDPAQTKIETAVPIAQKETA
- a CDS encoding MalY/PatB family protein, yielding MYDFEHAPQRQHTDSVKWDVKDGELPMWIADMDFATAPEIVSAMQDKLKLAAFGYEEPHASYFDAVADWYATEHKARPQTNWMVFTTGVVPAISAIVRRIAHTGDNVLVQAPVYNIFYNSIENNGRHVLSSNLVYDDGKYSVDFDDLEAKLAEPLTTLMILCNPHNPVGKVWRRSELTKIAQLCDMYNVTLVSDEIHGDLVLDGPDYTPAFSLDEPLKQRVISLVSPSKTFNVAALHAATAIIPNADLREQVTRGFNQDEVAEPNLLAIPGTIAAYRQGHDWRAALRKQLRENYEQAFDFINEQVDGAAVVESSATYLMWIDVSAITHDADALTEYIRLKTGLIVSSGNIYRGNGGNFLRLNFACPSDMLQDGLNRLRDGVQAYKETL
- the ahpC gene encoding alkyl hydroperoxide reductase subunit C; the encoded protein is MSLVGKEIEPFSAQAYQQGKFITVTDADIKGHWSVIMFYPADFSFVCPTELADLQDQYQTLQQLGVEVYSVSEDTHFVHKAWHDDSDAVGKLQYAMIGDPSHQLARMFDVLDEDQGLAQRGTFILDKNGVVQSLEINADGIGRNASEYIDRIKAGQYVASHPGEVCPAKWKEGAETLTPGLDLVGKI
- the ahpF gene encoding alkyl hydroperoxide reductase subunit F, encoding MLAPELKQQLTAYFKLLEQPVVFSLDAGTSANGDKTKDFLTEVVALDPKLSVKQAVLKRQPSFTVDRAGSDPSGIVFAGVPLGHEFESFVLAVLQVSGHAPKISAAERQQILAIDTDLHFETFASLSCHNCPDVVQALNIMSVLNPHVSHTMIEGGMFQDEATAKNIMAVPTVFLNGKEWHNGRATLAELLAKIDGHEGAVPVDDDVASKLYDVLIIGGGPAAGAAAIYAARKGLATAVVADHLGGQPLETVGIENIPGTDYVTGQQLMDNITAQLTKYHVTQMSGQTVSGITGGAPVHVALQSGATLQSKTVIVATGAHWRQLGVPGEDEFRNKGVAYCPHCDGPLYKGKDVAVVGGGNSGLEAAIDLAGIARHVTVLEFAPAISADAVLQAKASALSNVDLIANAQTTAVLGDGRVTGLQYVDRDTQQSHSLTVDGVFVQIGLVPNTEFVGDSLKLNAHHEITVDRRGATSLAHVFAAGDCTDSAYKQIVIAMGSGATAALSAFADIAFVD